TCGGAGGGCGTGCTTTACGCGAAAGGGAACAATTTTTAAGCCAAAAATTTTTAGGGAACGGTTCGGTTTTATAATTCGGTTCGGCAAAAGTTTGCCATAAACTCGTTTAAGATATTTTAAAGTTTGTTTTTCGGAGAAAATTTTTAGAGCGTAGTCCGCGGCAGTCAATTTTTTTAAACCGCCCGTTGCATCCGCGTGTCCGTGGGTCAGAAGCACCGCGTCCGCCGTGACGATTTTTTCTCGTTTTATTTGTTCTAGAAAATCAGGACCACAATCGATTAAAATATTTTTTTTATGCCACGCCAAAACAATTGAACTTCTTGTTCGCCGGCTTTTGCTTTTTGGTTTACGCGAGTCAAGGCAAGTAGAACAACGGCATTTTTTTCGCGGGATTGTTTCCGATGGACCACTGCCTAAAACGGTAAGTTTTATTGACATAAGCATTAAATTATTATACCATAATTTATAACTTGGGCCGTTAGCTTAGTGGTAGAGCTTCCGGTTTGCATCCGGAGGACGGGAGTTCGATTCTCCCACGGTCCATTGTGAGTTTAATCTTAAAATAAAATTATGAACGCACAACAAATCTATATCGCGATGGCCATCGTAGCCTTAGCCATTATCGCGGGTTTGATGTTTTTTGTTAAAAAGGGAAATCATCAATATAAACTATCTCCGTTTGCTGCTTTAGCGTTTGCATTTGTTCTCGCAGGAATTGTTTTTGGGGAAAGCAGATTAGTTGGTTATGGTTTAATGGGAATTGGTGTGCTGCTCGCCGTAATTGATATGGTTCAGAAAATGAGAAAGAAATAGGATTTAAGAAAACAATAAGCCCAAAAAAATCACCTGCCGAGGAGGCGGTTTTTGTTATCCCTTGACCTTGTATAGTTTTTTTTCGCGCGGCGAGGTAAAATGAAATAACATGAAAAGAATAATTTTAATTATTTTAGCAATATTGGTTCTTAGTCTTGGCACTTGGTTTGCGGTGTATGGGCTGTCTTCGTATCGGGCACAATCGGCGGAACGGGAAAAAACAGAATTTTTAAATAAAGAAATTGAGCAGCTTCTTGATTCACGCCGTGATGGAACAGAAAAAAGCGAACCGGCCGATCCGTTTGGCGAAGATGGTGTGGCGCGCGTTCTTTTGATCGGGCTTGACCGGAGAACGGGGGATGATAAAGGTCACTGCGACGCGATCCAGCTTATTACAATTGATAAAAAAAATCAGAAAGTTTCTATTACTGCCGTGCCGCGCGGAACTTATTCGCCATTGCCGCCGGGCGAGAAACATTTGCCGACGGATTATTATGTGTCAAAGGCATGCGAGGTGGGCGGCCTTGAGTATGGTCTCGCGCAAATACAAAAAATTCTCGGGACAAAAGCTGACTATCTTGTCGTCGTTGGATTTTCTGAAGCGCTCGGCATTTTTAGAAATCTCGGTCTTCCGACCACGGAGACGCTCCAATGGCTTCGGCAGCGCCAGGGTTATGCTATCGGCGAGCCGCAGCGGGCGCACAACCATTCCACGTTTATAAAACAGATGATGATCCGGTTTATCCCCAAGAGAAATTCAACCATGAACACGGCGTTAGAATATATTATGTATAAGATAGTAAGGACTGATTTAACTTTTGCCGAGACGCAGGCATTAGTTGACACACTTTCCTCCATGGATTTGGAAAAGAATACGGAACGCGTAAGCCTCCTGATGAAGCCGGCGTATGTTGTGCAGGATATTCCTTACGCGGAGGAATACATTGGCGAATATATTGATAAAATGGTTAAGCCGATTAAAGATCTTCTTCCGGGGGGCGATTATTCCGGACTGACCGAAGAGGAAGTGCAAACAAAACTTCTGGAAATAATTGATGAAAAGAAAAATGACCCAGAGTTTGTTTCTTGGTCTTTTGAAAATAATCTTTGGCTTCAGATAGAGGATAAAGAAAAAAGATTAGCAACGCAATATGACCTTCTTGGATTGTATTTGCCGTCCCTTTCCGAAAAATCAGAGCGCGAAAGTATTTTAGCCGATTATATTTTGGAAATGGAAAATTATGGTGAAGAAGAGTGGGCAAAGAAGGGTAAAGATCTGCTCGCAAAAGAGCTCGGCCAATAACATTTTCCTCTTGGCATTTTAATTGATAGTTTGTATCAAAAAGGGATTTTTTTGATTTATTTTAAGCGACGAAAGTCGTTTTTAGTTTTCTAAAATTTTATCTTGACAAGAATTTTTTTCAATGATAATTTATTGATATTGTGTTTATGGCGTAAAGTGGGGGAAAGCTCAAGCCGAGGGAAGGAGAGGGAAGAAAGAATGACGACAAGAACGATTCTCGCTGAGGCCAAGCCGTTGGGGCATCCTTGCGGCCATTGCCGCACTCGCGGAACGTGCGGTTGTGACGTCTGTGTTCAAGGAGGCGGAGTTTGCGGGGAGTGCGGCGGACTCCGCTACTTCGTTCCTCCAACCACCATTTCCATGGATGAGTTCGATCCTCCACGAGAGGAGCCTCTTGCCAGAGTGGTCCTCGCCCGGCGGCCGAAGAAGCCACCGTTCGGGAGGAGGGTGGCTCGTCGCTAATCAGCGCTTGATGCCGCGATCGCGGTAAGCGCAGCGCTTAAAGTCGTTTGGAGGAAATCGAAAAGTCCGAAGGGAAACAGACAAAAATTGTCGTGTCGCGCTCTGGTGCTTGCATCAGGGCGTTTTTTTATTTTTAATTTATAAAAAAACCGCAAGACAGGTGTCTCGCGGCGGACTCTCCTTAATCCCCGTTTTATCTCTCAAGCGGGTTTGCCCTGACTCAAGTGGTTTCTAGGATTTCTTCTTGAGAAATCCTCTTATTTTGGATGGCGCAGGTTGTCCTTCCCGCAAAAGGGGCAATGAGTGACGTTTTCCAGGTAGCCAGACTGGCCGCCGTCTTCCCGCTTGCTCTCTTCGTAGCCGCAATGCGGACAGACGAGACAGTATTCGTCGACGATACATTGATAGTTGGCGAAATGGCGCTCGGAATTCACGTCGCCGACGTAAAGACACTTGCAGTCTTTATGGCACTTCGGACACTTTGGTTTCGTTTCGACCATCATTTTCCCTCCTTTTTCTATCTCTTGCCCTTGGGGTAAATGTAGCCCCGGTTGCCGTTCGGCAGGACGAAAGAGACTGTTCCGTCGTCCGTTTTTTTGATTAGCAGGTTTTTTCCCAGAGTGAAGTTTGAGTTGGGAAGATTTTTCCAGGGTCCGCGTTCGGCCGCGAATTGGCGGGCGAAATTCGCGAGCGTGAAGTGGACGAGAATGCCTTCCGGAAAAACCTGCGTGATGGTTCCCCGGAAAGTGAATCCGTCAGTCTGACAGGTTATCATCACCCGGCCGCAAAGGCCACTTCGGTCAATCAGTTCTCCGAGTGTCATTGGTTCCTCCTTTACCAAAAGGCCCTTGATCAATATATTTAAGTTCAAATTTTTTAAAATGTCAAGGGATCGCGTCCGGCGCGCTATTTCGTGATATAATAAAAACGTTGTTACCTTTTAAATTTTAAAACGTAGATAAGAATAGAAGCTTCTTTAATTCCGGAATTAATATGGATCCAAACCAAGAAAAACAAATCATTAAAGCCTGCCAAGCCGGAAATTTTGAGGGTTTTGGTGAGCTCTACGAAGTGTACGTTAAAAAAATATACAGCTTTGTTTTTTACAAAACATATCATAAAGAAACGGCCGAAGATATTGTCTCGATAGTTTTTATGAAAGCTCTGGAAAATATCGGCTCCTATAAACCCGGCCGCGGGAGTTTTTCCGCCTGGCTTTACGGCATCGCTCGCCACGCCGTGGTTGATCATTTTCGTGCTGTCCGCCCGAGCGTTAACATTGAAGACGTTTGGGATTTGGCTGATGAGCAAAATTTAGAAATAGATCTTGACGCACGGGAAAAACTCAATGAAGTAAAAAAATATTTGGCAAAATTCAAGCCAACGCACCGCGAAATTATAATGATGCGTCTTTGGCAGGGATTGTCTTATCGGGAGATTTCAGAAATTATCGGATTCTCCGAGGCAAATTGCAAAATGATTTTTTCTCGCGAGATGGCAAAGCTTCGGGAGGAAATGGGAATAGTCGCGTTTTTACTTTTTATGTTTTTAAATATTTAATCTTAAAAAATATATGGAAAACTTAATCAAAGAAATAATGGACGAGTTATTTGCCATTGACCCGAGTTTGAAAAAATATCAAAAAGAATTGGAGGCGGCTACGGCTAAAATGATAGCCAACAAACCCGATGATAGGTTTGATGAAAATTTTCGGCAGGAATTGAAAATGAAATTGCTCGCGCGGGCTGAAGAATTGGAAAAAGGAGAAAAAGTAAAATTTTCATTTTGGCGAAGTTTAAAATTTTGGCGGGGTTTTTCTTTGGCCGCGGTCGTGGCAGCGCTTGCCTTAATTGTCGTAATACCCGCGATTCAAAACGGTCAGTTTAGTTTATTTAATTTTAAAAGCGGCAGTCCGCTGTCTTTAATTTCCGGGACAATGAATATTGAAGAGGCGGGTGAGCGAGCTTTTGGCGATCTTGCTTCTTCCAGCCAGGCTTTAACTAATTTAGAATTAGGAGATTCATCAGACGCTTATTATAGCGCGCCCACGCCCGCCGCCGCGCCGAAAACACAGTCTTCAACTTCGCGCGAAGAAATTCTCGCGCGTGAAGTTTCGGGGCTTGGTGGAGGTAGCGGAACGAACGCCGCCGCGCCGGACGTAAAAATGTTGCCACCCGAGTACGCGACAAAATATAATTATGTTTACATTGGCGAAGATTTTTCTTTCACGGAAGAGAGTGTGGCCGTCTTAAAACGTCTTAAAAGTTATGGCAGTGAAAATCTCAGTTCGGTTTTAAACAATTTAAGCTTTGGACTTTTTGACGCGAGCAAATTAAGAAATGTTAAAGTTCAATCAATGTCTATTGCCGAGGATCGCGACGGGGGATACGTGGTAGATTTTAATCCTTATGAGGGCACGATTTCTTTTTACGAAAATTGGCAAAAAATAATGCCGGTTAATTATGAAACCCAGCCGCGACTTCGAGAGTCTGATGTTCCGACAGACGAAAAATTAATTGAGACAGCCAATGATTTTTTGTCGCGCTTTGGAATTGACCGCGGAAATTATGGCACGCCAATTGTCGGCCAAAGCTGGAAATTGGGTTATGCCAATGTCCGGGACGAAGATATTTGGATTCCTGACACGATGACCGTGCAATATCCGTTGCTCTTGGGCGGGAAGGAAGCTTGGGAGCAGGGCGGTTACGACCGAGCCGGATTTTCCGTTAACGTAAATATCAGAACAATGAAAGTCACGGGTCTTTACGGACTTACAACACAAAATTATCAAAGTTCAAATTACGCCGCGGAAACTGATAAAAATCGTCTCTTAAAATTCGCGCTGCAGGGAGATCTTTGGCCGCAGCCAACATATCCGGAAGAAAATTTTAAAGTGAAAGAAGTGGAAATAAAACTTGGCACGCCGAGCGTGCAATATATGAGATATTGGAAATATGAAGGAAATCAAAGCAGCGAACTTTTTCTTCCGGCTTTGGTTTTCCCGGTAATTGACAAGAGCCAGGCTGACGAATATTTTACAAAAAAAGTGGTGGTAGTTCCGCTCGTTCGGGAAATTTTGGATAGCGCGGAAAGAGAAAACACCATTACGCCACCAGCAATTTTAGAATATAGAAAAGACATGGGGTCATCTTCATCTCAGATTTTAACTCCTACTCAGGAGCCCTTGCCGCCAGAGAAGGTTCAGAATTAAAAATTAAAAAAGAAAAATATAGGCGCGGGGCCCCAACCCCGCGCTTTATTATTTAGATAAACTCCAGCCCCAATTTTGCAACTAATTTAGTT
The sequence above is drawn from the Patescibacteria group bacterium genome and encodes:
- a CDS encoding MBL fold metallo-hydrolase, which gives rise to MSIKLTVLGSGPSETIPRKKCRCSTCLDSRKPKSKSRRTRSSIVLAWHKKNILIDCGPDFLEQIKREKIVTADAVLLTHGHADATGGLKKLTAADYALKIFSEKQTLKYLKRVYGKLLPNRIIKPNRSLKIFGLKIVPFRVKHALREKTFLTLGFKIGPLVYASDVSSIPKSSEKYFKNAKVLFLDSAMWLGTKMAWHLSVERAIALAKKFHAKKLYLTQIGHNYPPHKIAQKEINSYCRKNKIKFSVILAYDGLKIKI
- a CDS encoding sigma-70 family RNA polymerase sigma factor, with protein sequence MDPNQEKQIIKACQAGNFEGFGELYEVYVKKIYSFVFYKTYHKETAEDIVSIVFMKALENIGSYKPGRGSFSAWLYGIARHAVVDHFRAVRPSVNIEDVWDLADEQNLEIDLDAREKLNEVKKYLAKFKPTHREIIMMRLWQGLSYREISEIIGFSEANCKMIFSREMAKLREEMGIVAFLLFMFLNI